The Geoglobus acetivorans genome window below encodes:
- a CDS encoding radical SAM protein, with the protein MNRLITPFDPWKSRICTCPVKYSLNPYTGCDHRCLYCYSTYIPNFFSARPKKLLLTRLERELKNLPENALISMSNSSDPYPPMERELELTRGALKLMAEKGVRLLVITKSDIVVRDADILANMRSAVSITVTTIHDEIAGRIEPDAPKPGERIRALKELKKRGIPVILRLDPVMPGINEDHVEDVLERADFVDHVVASTLKLRRDSFARISREFPEIAERYRYLYFAEGEKIGGSWYLRRERREELLSRVAEKCEELGMSYAFCREGIPFRARSCDGSHLIA; encoded by the coding sequence ATGAACCGCCTGATCACACCGTTCGACCCCTGGAAGTCCAGAATTTGCACCTGTCCCGTGAAGTACTCTCTCAACCCCTACACCGGCTGTGATCACCGGTGCCTTTACTGTTACTCCACATACATCCCGAATTTTTTCAGCGCCAGGCCGAAAAAGCTCCTGCTTACGAGGCTTGAGAGGGAACTGAAGAATCTGCCTGAAAACGCGCTTATTTCCATGTCTAACAGTTCCGACCCCTATCCGCCGATGGAAAGAGAGCTTGAGCTGACGAGAGGTGCATTGAAGCTCATGGCCGAGAAAGGTGTGAGGCTTCTTGTCATAACCAAGAGCGATATTGTGGTGAGGGATGCGGACATTCTTGCGAACATGCGTTCTGCTGTTTCAATAACGGTTACAACCATCCACGATGAAATTGCAGGCAGAATTGAACCAGACGCCCCTAAACCGGGAGAGAGGATCAGAGCCCTCAAGGAGCTGAAAAAGAGAGGAATTCCGGTAATTCTAAGGCTCGATCCCGTAATGCCCGGAATAAATGAGGATCACGTTGAAGACGTGCTTGAAAGGGCGGACTTTGTCGATCATGTTGTTGCATCCACCCTCAAGCTGAGGCGAGACTCTTTTGCGCGAATATCCAGGGAGTTTCCGGAGATTGCGGAGCGATACAGGTACCTCTACTTTGCAGAGGGGGAGAAAATAGGTGGGAGCTGGTACCTGAGAAGAGAAAGACGGGAAGAACTCCTTTCGAGGGTTGCTGAAAAGTGTGAGGAGCTTGGCATGAGCTATGCATTCTGCAGGGAGGGAATACCTTTCAGGGCGAGGAGCTGTGACGGATCTCACCTGATAGCATGA
- a CDS encoding tRNA (cytidine(56)-2'-O)-methyltransferase: protein MEVYVLRLGHRPERDKRISTHVALTARAFGARGIYFDTSDTRLFESVRDVVDRWGGEFFIERAESWKSLIKNFEGVKVHLTMYGLPLPDKLHEIRNADKILVIVGAEKVPPEVYELSDYNIAIGNQPHSEVAALAIFLDRVLEGHVFNAEFEDARLRVIPSERGKKIIEND, encoded by the coding sequence GTGGAGGTATATGTTCTCAGACTCGGTCACAGGCCGGAGAGAGATAAGAGAATCTCTACTCACGTAGCCCTGACAGCCAGAGCATTTGGAGCGAGAGGCATTTACTTTGACACCAGTGACACGAGGCTCTTTGAAAGCGTGAGGGATGTTGTTGACCGCTGGGGTGGAGAATTCTTCATCGAGCGTGCAGAATCATGGAAAAGCCTGATTAAGAACTTTGAGGGAGTGAAGGTCCATCTGACCATGTACGGCCTGCCCCTTCCGGATAAACTCCACGAGATCAGGAATGCAGATAAAATTCTGGTAATCGTTGGAGCGGAGAAAGTGCCGCCGGAGGTTTACGAGCTTTCGGACTACAACATAGCCATAGGCAACCAGCCACACAGTGAAGTTGCGGCTCTTGCGATCTTTCTTGACCGTGTTCTCGAAGGACATGTGTTCAATGCAGAGTTCGAGGATGCCAGGCTCAGGGTTATTCCGTCGGAGAGGGGTAAAAAGATAATCGAGAACGACTGA
- a CDS encoding transcriptional regulator FilR1 domain-containing protein, protein MYILPKGEILLRAYCVNQRFNKFLQNFGDLVNDFDISDIPDWLISRLYELDSIEVVDVEGEFLEPHSEFFSALAQAVKVKGYTSVFFREYVDFFFELAEKGVDLEIIVSEEVFKKILAEFSEEFQKGLSLNNVRFYVSKKKFRFAFAVSENILSISFYLRTGVFDYKRDFLCRGDDAVRWGNDLFEFVRNNSELIDMQKLR, encoded by the coding sequence GTGTATATTTTACCAAAAGGAGAAATTCTCCTCAGAGCGTATTGTGTTAATCAGAGGTTCAACAAATTTCTCCAGAATTTTGGAGATCTCGTAAATGACTTTGACATCAGCGACATCCCCGACTGGCTCATCTCGAGACTGTACGAGCTTGATTCAATTGAAGTTGTTGACGTTGAAGGCGAGTTTCTTGAACCTCACAGTGAATTTTTCTCAGCTTTAGCTCAGGCGGTTAAAGTTAAAGGCTACACCTCCGTGTTTTTCAGGGAATACGTTGACTTCTTCTTTGAACTGGCAGAAAAAGGTGTTGATCTGGAAATCATCGTGAGCGAGGAAGTATTTAAGAAAATACTGGCCGAGTTCTCGGAGGAGTTCCAGAAGGGTTTAAGTCTGAATAACGTTAGATTTTATGTTTCAAAAAAGAAATTTCGTTTCGCATTTGCTGTTTCAGAGAACATTCTCTCCATTTCGTTTTACCTCAGAACGGGAGTTTTCGACTACAAGCGGGATTTTCTCTGCAGAGGGGATGATGCGGTGCGATGGGGAAATGATCTGTTTGAATTCGTCAGAAACAATTCAGAATTAATTGATATGCAAAAACTGAGATAA
- a CDS encoding CoA transferase: protein MILETLMLGGMAVIELAYYYPGPFCCKILSDLGARVVKIEPPSGDPMRYRPEIFAGINAGKELLRIDLKTEEGRDEFYRLVEGADVVVEGFRPGVAKKLGVDYETLSKINEGLIYCSITGFGQNSEITRPVHDINVLAMAGICEVSGLAENTPKDPNVQFSDYTSSVMAAISILSAYIRKMRTGRGAYIDVNMYDSALFSVPLHAFRAANGKPHLRDFYDNPGYRIYRAKGCHVSIGILDEPVFWERFCRRLGLDEFAEVGFEERLARADEIEKRVAERLSDMNKREIEDLFGEDIPYGIIEPLERSVSDFDFLREVEFENTKVKTFSFPVRFHLR from the coding sequence TTGATCCTCGAAACCCTCATGCTTGGGGGAATGGCCGTAATCGAACTTGCGTATTACTATCCCGGTCCGTTCTGCTGCAAAATTCTTTCGGACTTGGGTGCGAGGGTGGTGAAAATAGAACCACCATCAGGAGATCCCATGAGATACCGGCCCGAAATATTTGCAGGGATAAATGCAGGGAAGGAACTGCTCAGAATTGACCTGAAAACGGAAGAGGGCAGAGACGAATTCTACCGCCTTGTTGAGGGTGCCGATGTTGTGGTCGAGGGTTTCAGACCGGGGGTTGCAAAAAAGCTTGGCGTTGACTACGAAACCCTGAGCAAAATCAACGAGGGACTGATTTACTGTTCGATTACGGGCTTTGGTCAGAACTCAGAAATAACAAGGCCAGTTCACGACATCAATGTTCTCGCCATGGCAGGGATTTGTGAGGTGTCAGGACTGGCGGAGAACACCCCAAAAGACCCAAATGTCCAGTTCTCGGACTACACTTCGTCCGTGATGGCTGCAATTTCAATTCTGTCTGCATACATCAGGAAGATGAGGACTGGAAGAGGTGCCTATATCGATGTTAACATGTACGATTCGGCTCTGTTTTCAGTGCCTCTGCACGCTTTCAGAGCTGCGAATGGCAAGCCCCACCTCAGGGACTTCTACGACAATCCCGGATACAGAATTTACAGGGCGAAGGGCTGCCACGTGTCCATAGGGATTCTGGATGAGCCAGTGTTCTGGGAGAGATTTTGCAGGAGGCTTGGTCTCGATGAGTTTGCAGAGGTTGGGTTTGAGGAAAGGCTTGCAAGAGCTGATGAAATTGAAAAGCGGGTTGCTGAAAGGCTGTCTGACATGAACAAAAGGGAAATCGAAGACCTCTTTGGAGAGGACATACCTTACGGCATAATTGAACCTCTGGAAAGGTCAGTTTCAGACTTCGATTTTCTCAGAGAGGTTGAGTTTGAGAACACCAAAGTGAAAACCTTCAGTTTTCCGGTCAGGTTTCACCTGAGATAA
- a CDS encoding acetyl-CoA C-acyltransferase, with the protein MTRTVIVSGVRTPIGRFGGGLKDVSAVELGSIVIREAIERAGIKPEDVDEVIMGHVVTAGCGQNTARHAALRAGLPNTAPAYQINKVCTSGLKAVALGHLMIQMGEAEIVVAGGMESMSNVPYALMKARWGYRMFNDTLVDLMVHDGLWDPIYNQHMAENTEDVADEFGVSRDEMDEWSYHSHMKAIKAIDEGKFKEEIIPVTIKEKKGEKVVDTDENPRRDTTLEKIKSLKPVFRPDGKITAANAPNTSDGAAAVVLMSEEKAKELGIEPKLEVLAHGQASRDPKYIATVPAYAAEIALEKAGVTKDDIGLWEINEAFAAVTLISAKYLLNIDLDRVNVNGGAVALGHPIGATGARLVVTLMHEMLRRNEEYGVVTLCAGMAQGDAIVFRKY; encoded by the coding sequence ATGACAAGAACGGTTATCGTCAGTGGTGTCAGAACTCCAATAGGGAGATTTGGAGGAGGCTTAAAAGACGTTTCTGCCGTTGAACTCGGTAGCATAGTGATAAGAGAGGCCATTGAAAGGGCCGGAATAAAGCCAGAGGACGTTGACGAGGTCATTATGGGTCATGTGGTTACAGCCGGATGCGGGCAGAACACGGCAAGGCATGCTGCGCTCAGGGCAGGTCTTCCGAATACGGCCCCTGCCTATCAGATCAACAAGGTCTGCACCTCCGGGCTCAAAGCCGTGGCTCTCGGACACCTCATGATTCAGATGGGTGAAGCTGAGATAGTCGTTGCTGGTGGCATGGAGAGCATGAGCAATGTCCCCTATGCCCTTATGAAGGCGAGATGGGGCTACAGGATGTTCAACGATACCCTTGTTGATCTCATGGTGCATGACGGTCTCTGGGACCCGATATACAACCAGCACATGGCAGAAAATACAGAAGATGTCGCAGACGAGTTTGGTGTCAGCAGAGATGAGATGGACGAATGGTCATATCACAGTCACATGAAGGCGATAAAGGCGATTGATGAGGGCAAATTCAAAGAGGAGATTATTCCCGTTACGATTAAGGAGAAAAAAGGCGAAAAAGTTGTTGATACGGACGAGAACCCGAGAAGAGATACAACTCTTGAAAAAATAAAGAGTCTTAAACCAGTTTTCAGACCGGATGGCAAGATTACTGCAGCCAACGCACCCAACACAAGTGATGGTGCAGCTGCTGTCGTTTTAATGAGCGAAGAAAAGGCGAAAGAGCTTGGAATAGAGCCAAAACTTGAGGTTCTTGCACACGGACAGGCTTCAAGAGATCCAAAGTACATCGCAACCGTTCCGGCGTATGCAGCGGAGATTGCCCTTGAGAAAGCTGGAGTTACCAAAGACGATATCGGCCTGTGGGAGATCAACGAGGCTTTTGCGGCAGTAACTCTCATTTCTGCCAAGTATCTGCTGAATATTGACCTTGACAGGGTGAATGTCAATGGTGGAGCTGTAGCTCTCGGTCATCCGATTGGGGCGACGGGGGCAAGACTTGTTGTAACGCTCATGCACGAGATGCTTAGAAGAAATGAAGAATACGGGGTGGTTACGCTCTGTGCAGGGATGGCTCAGGGTGATGCGATAGTCTTCAGGAAGTATTGA
- the cobQ gene encoding cobyric acid synthase CobQ codes for MPSIMVGGTTSSAGKSVIVAALCRIFSKMGYEVAPFKAQNMSLNSYITGDGHEIAYAQAFQAFACGKEPDVRMNPVLLKPKGNLKSQLVVMGKARKDVSALEYYREIPDLMKTVEQAYRELESENDFVIIEGAGGMAEINLYDRDMANIGIARIARPDIYIVSDIDRGGTFASLYGTYSLLPDDVRTLVRGFIINKFRGYENLLYSGIDELEKLTGVGVVGIVPYFYGNLPSEDSLSIDEWQEGGEIGIIRLPRVSNFTDFEPVRDLVSFVSLRDEIDDYSVIVIPGTKETLHDLRELKRWGMDRKILKFARDRPVIGICGGFQILGREIIDRLENLRARGLGLIDSVTEFVAYDKITRQVEKRITGRVAIIDGIVGETVRGYEIHMGRTMTGRPVFEDDGGMNESGLVWGTYLHGLFFNENVRKEFYRFLNRKYVPYEDPIDKFVETVHKKIDLDHILSGVMR; via the coding sequence ATGCCGTCAATAATGGTGGGTGGAACCACGAGCAGTGCCGGAAAGTCTGTAATCGTGGCGGCACTGTGCAGAATTTTCTCAAAAATGGGTTATGAGGTTGCTCCTTTCAAGGCTCAGAACATGAGTCTCAATTCTTACATCACCGGAGATGGTCACGAAATTGCCTATGCTCAGGCGTTTCAGGCTTTTGCATGCGGAAAGGAGCCTGACGTCAGAATGAACCCTGTTTTACTCAAACCGAAGGGCAATCTCAAATCTCAGCTTGTCGTCATGGGAAAAGCCAGAAAGGATGTCAGCGCTCTTGAGTACTACAGAGAAATTCCCGACCTCATGAAAACAGTCGAACAGGCTTACAGGGAGCTTGAGAGTGAAAACGATTTCGTCATAATTGAGGGTGCAGGTGGAATGGCGGAGATAAACCTGTATGACAGAGACATGGCCAATATCGGCATTGCGAGAATTGCCAGGCCGGATATTTACATCGTGAGTGACATAGACAGAGGGGGGACATTTGCATCCCTGTATGGCACGTATTCTCTTCTGCCGGATGATGTTAGAACACTTGTCAGAGGGTTCATAATCAACAAGTTCAGGGGTTATGAAAACCTGCTTTATTCCGGGATTGATGAGCTTGAAAAACTTACAGGGGTAGGGGTTGTGGGCATAGTGCCTTACTTCTATGGCAATCTGCCTTCAGAGGATTCTCTGAGCATAGATGAATGGCAGGAAGGGGGAGAAATCGGGATAATCCGGCTGCCAAGAGTGTCAAACTTCACCGATTTTGAGCCAGTTAGAGACCTTGTCAGCTTCGTTTCACTCAGGGATGAGATAGATGACTACAGCGTCATTGTAATTCCCGGAACAAAGGAGACTCTCCATGATCTGAGAGAACTGAAGAGATGGGGCATGGACAGGAAGATTCTGAAATTCGCAAGGGACAGACCTGTCATAGGTATATGCGGCGGTTTCCAGATTCTCGGCAGGGAGATCATCGACAGGCTTGAGAACCTGAGGGCAAGGGGTCTTGGCCTCATTGACTCCGTAACAGAATTCGTGGCTTATGATAAGATAACCAGACAGGTTGAAAAGAGAATTACCGGGAGGGTTGCAATCATAGATGGCATTGTTGGCGAGACGGTCAGAGGGTACGAAATTCACATGGGGAGAACGATGACAGGCAGACCTGTTTTCGAAGACGATGGTGGGATGAATGAGAGCGGACTGGTCTGGGGAACGTACCTGCATGGCCTGTTTTTCAATGAAAACGTCAGAAAAGAGTTCTACAGGTTCCTCAACAGAAAATACGTGCCGTATGAAGATCCCATTGATAAATTCGTCGAGACAGTTCACAAAAAAATCGATCTTGACCACATCCTTTCCGGGGTTATGAGGTAA
- a CDS encoding 3-hydroxybutyryl-CoA dehydrogenase, with translation MNVGDVKKVGVLGAGTMGGGIAQVCAMAGYEVVLRDIEDRFLERGLANIRKSLEKFAEKGRLNEDVETIMGRIKPTTKLEDLADVDVVIEAIIENMDLKKETFKKLNEIVKREDAIFASNTSTLSITEMAAVTRRPENFVGIHFMNPVPVMKGVEIVRGLLTSDETLEFAVEFTKKLGKEPVVCKDSPGFISNRILMPWINEGIWVLYEGVATKEEIDRGMRLFTNVPMGPLELADLIGLDICLAAIETLHRELGDKYRPCPLLKQMVQAGLLGRKTGRGFYDYTK, from the coding sequence ATGAACGTTGGGGATGTTAAAAAGGTTGGAGTTCTCGGCGCTGGAACCATGGGTGGGGGAATAGCCCAGGTCTGTGCGATGGCTGGTTATGAGGTGGTGCTGAGGGACATAGAAGACAGATTCCTCGAAAGGGGACTTGCAAACATAAGAAAAAGCCTTGAGAAGTTTGCAGAGAAAGGCAGGCTGAACGAGGACGTTGAAACAATAATGGGCAGGATAAAACCCACCACGAAGCTTGAGGACCTCGCAGATGTGGATGTTGTAATTGAGGCAATAATAGAGAACATGGATTTGAAAAAGGAGACGTTCAAAAAGCTTAACGAAATTGTGAAGAGAGAGGATGCGATTTTTGCATCAAACACATCCACGCTCAGCATCACAGAAATGGCGGCGGTGACGAGGAGGCCGGAGAACTTCGTGGGAATCCACTTCATGAACCCCGTTCCTGTGATGAAGGGCGTTGAGATCGTCAGGGGGTTGCTTACAAGCGACGAAACGCTTGAATTCGCGGTCGAGTTCACGAAGAAGCTCGGAAAAGAGCCTGTTGTCTGCAAAGACTCGCCCGGTTTCATCTCCAACAGAATCCTGATGCCCTGGATAAACGAGGGTATATGGGTGCTTTACGAAGGAGTTGCAACGAAGGAGGAGATAGACAGGGGAATGAGGCTGTTCACCAACGTTCCCATGGGGCCGTTAGAGCTTGCCGACCTGATTGGCCTGGACATCTGTCTTGCAGCAATCGAAACCCTGCACAGAGAGCTTGGAGACAAATACCGCCCATGCCCTCTGCTCAAACAGATGGTTCAGGCTGGGCTGCTCGGTAGAAAGACGGGCAGGGGATTCTACGACTATACCAAGTAA
- a CDS encoding hydrogenase maturation protease → MVVIIGAGNLILGDDGFGIHVIERLKKMKEFENVKIVDSMTNSAIMLEAMDGEDKAIIVDAIDVGQEEGVAVYRFNPKEEDFPSDIMLSMHDLHFRDVIAMARDVYNLPDEIVIVGVKPEKVELSLDLSESCSGHIDEVIDFIRKELGINSMS, encoded by the coding sequence ATGGTAGTCATAATCGGTGCCGGAAACCTCATTCTCGGAGACGACGGTTTTGGAATCCATGTTATTGAAAGACTGAAGAAGATGAAAGAATTCGAGAATGTGAAAATCGTGGACTCGATGACCAACTCAGCAATAATGCTCGAAGCAATGGATGGTGAGGACAAGGCGATAATAGTAGATGCCATTGATGTCGGCCAGGAAGAGGGTGTTGCAGTTTACAGATTCAATCCGAAGGAGGAGGATTTTCCATCAGACATCATGCTGAGCATGCACGACCTGCACTTCAGGGATGTGATAGCGATGGCGAGGGATGTTTACAACCTGCCCGACGAGATAGTCATTGTGGGGGTTAAACCGGAAAAGGTCGAACTCAGTCTCGACCTGAGCGAAAGCTGTTCGGGGCACATTGACGAAGTTATAGATTTCATTCGGAAAGAGCTTGGCATCAACTCCATGAGCTGA
- a CDS encoding cytochrome b/b6 domain-containing protein, producing MAKIYRYDGLTRASHWVHTTAMILLILTGLQVFTGFGFMDSFTVPFHVALGWILVAALVMEVLGFLLNPREALLAIPTPKDIKRWILIALNFMGLTEKYPAYHIYSKKEKEYISKWHPVLKFMIWGDMFFVIVIALSGFALYYPASNPLAIMARYIDLGTVRLIHFISFIYFLLVLIPHGYLALNPVNRGVLKSMIFGWDEGEDTVIVE from the coding sequence ATGGCTAAAATTTACAGATATGATGGGCTGACGAGGGCATCACACTGGGTTCACACGACTGCCATGATTCTGCTCATACTCACCGGCCTTCAGGTGTTTACCGGCTTCGGGTTTATGGACTCGTTCACTGTCCCGTTCCACGTTGCGCTGGGATGGATACTTGTTGCGGCACTCGTCATGGAGGTCCTCGGATTCCTCCTGAACCCCAGAGAGGCCCTTCTGGCAATCCCAACACCCAAGGACATTAAGAGATGGATACTCATAGCCCTCAACTTCATGGGCCTCACAGAAAAGTATCCCGCATACCACATCTACAGCAAAAAGGAAAAAGAGTACATCTCCAAGTGGCATCCGGTGCTCAAGTTCATGATCTGGGGTGACATGTTCTTTGTCATAGTCATCGCCCTCTCAGGGTTCGCTCTGTACTATCCGGCATCCAATCCTCTTGCAATAATGGCAAGATACATCGATCTCGGAACCGTGAGACTGATCCACTTCATTTCGTTCATATACTTCCTGCTGGTTCTGATTCCGCACGGATACCTGGCACTCAATCCGGTGAACAGGGGCGTCCTGAAATCCATGATATTCGGCTGGGATGAGGGCGAGGACACCGTAATTGTTGAATAA
- a CDS encoding acyl-CoA dehydrogenase family protein, translating into MDFTLDEEHKMLQEAVREFAEKEIMPYGRDYDEKKEYPMKIYRKAAKLGYIGASIPEEYSGAGMDCLAEAIISMEFTRADSSIGSAIDLAVLGVPMLLHFGSEEQKEKFMAKVPKGDGISAIAITEPDCGTDVAAMRTRAVKDGDEWVLNGTKQFITNGSEGIYTIVLAKTAQVDPPHRGISAFLVEQDREGYSAKKIDKMGLNCHDTAEVSLSNVRVPEENLVGRENNGFYQLMAFFNESRIKIGALHLGMAIGAYERALQYAKERKSFGKPLIEHQAIAFKLADMYKDIEAAKLLVFKAAWLVDNGKADPALSSAAKLFASEVAIKVTYEAVQIFGGYGFSKEYDVERYYRDARVGTIYEGTSEAQRIVISRRLAGKIRA; encoded by the coding sequence ATGGACTTCACACTGGATGAAGAACACAAAATGCTTCAGGAAGCAGTGAGAGAGTTTGCTGAAAAGGAAATAATGCCATACGGAAGGGACTACGATGAGAAAAAAGAGTATCCGATGAAGATATACAGAAAGGCCGCAAAGCTCGGCTACATCGGTGCAAGCATACCGGAGGAATACAGCGGTGCCGGAATGGATTGTCTGGCTGAGGCAATAATCAGCATGGAGTTCACAAGGGCTGACAGCAGCATAGGTTCAGCCATAGACCTTGCGGTTCTCGGTGTTCCAATGCTCCTTCACTTTGGCTCGGAGGAGCAGAAGGAAAAGTTCATGGCGAAGGTCCCGAAGGGCGATGGTATTTCGGCCATAGCCATCACCGAGCCTGACTGCGGAACCGATGTTGCCGCAATGAGGACAAGGGCGGTGAAGGATGGAGACGAATGGGTGCTGAACGGAACAAAGCAGTTCATAACCAACGGAAGCGAGGGCATTTACACGATCGTCCTTGCAAAAACCGCTCAGGTCGATCCACCTCACAGAGGCATCTCGGCATTCCTTGTCGAGCAGGACAGAGAGGGATATTCTGCAAAGAAGATAGATAAAATGGGTCTGAACTGCCATGATACTGCCGAAGTCTCGCTCAGCAACGTCAGGGTACCCGAGGAAAATCTTGTAGGCAGGGAAAACAACGGGTTCTACCAGTTAATGGCCTTTTTCAATGAAAGCAGGATTAAAATTGGCGCTCTCCACCTCGGAATGGCAATCGGAGCATACGAAAGAGCATTGCAGTATGCGAAGGAAAGGAAGAGCTTTGGAAAACCCCTGATAGAGCATCAGGCAATAGCATTCAAGCTTGCGGATATGTACAAGGACATAGAGGCTGCAAAGCTTCTCGTCTTCAAGGCTGCATGGCTCGTTGATAACGGCAAGGCTGATCCGGCTTTAAGCTCTGCAGCGAAGTTATTTGCAAGTGAGGTTGCGATAAAGGTCACCTACGAGGCTGTGCAGATCTTTGGAGGATACGGTTTCAGCAAGGAGTATGATGTGGAACGCTATTACAGAGATGCGAGGGTTGGGACGATTTATGAGGGGACGAGCGAGGCTCAGAGAATAGTCATCTCAAGAAGGCTTGCTGGAAAGATAAGAGCATGA
- a CDS encoding PH domain-containing protein translates to MLEYKLTSADILLNTFTDPLLLAVNIILYIILAFCFVKAKSMRSRMIILTFALILPFAYATPTLTETLKGWDWYGYELEGSKLHIRAWAADEIIDLSNSTVFLTSSDHWRLKVRTFGVSAGEVSMGRYILNNGINAVLFKHKNSERFVVISTSGKYYVIIHPGVERLYEEILRVKGNGS, encoded by the coding sequence ATGTTAGAGTATAAGCTGACATCTGCAGACATTTTGCTGAATACCTTTACTGACCCACTGTTACTGGCAGTAAACATTATTCTCTACATAATCTTGGCTTTCTGCTTCGTAAAGGCGAAATCTATGAGGAGCAGAATGATAATTCTGACCTTTGCTCTGATCCTTCCTTTCGCCTACGCTACACCAACTCTTACAGAAACATTAAAAGGCTGGGACTGGTATGGTTATGAGCTTGAAGGCAGCAAACTCCACATAAGAGCCTGGGCTGCTGACGAAATTATCGATCTCAGTAACTCGACGGTGTTTCTGACCTCCTCAGACCACTGGAGACTAAAGGTGAGAACCTTCGGAGTGAGTGCTGGTGAAGTCTCGATGGGAAGATACATTCTCAATAACGGAATAAATGCTGTCCTTTTCAAGCATAAAAACAGCGAGAGGTTTGTTGTGATCAGCACAAGCGGAAAATACTACGTAATAATTCATCCGGGAGTTGAGAGGCTTTATGAGGAAATACTCAGAGTTAAAGGGAATGGCAGTTGA